In Pseudoliparis swirei isolate HS2019 ecotype Mariana Trench chromosome 9, NWPU_hadal_v1, whole genome shotgun sequence, a genomic segment contains:
- the slc52a3 gene encoding solute carrier family 52, riboflavin transporter, member 3-A produces the protein MVLLVHMLACAFGLGSWVAVNGVWVELPLIVNTLPEGWELPSYLTVIIQLANLGPLLVTLMHKLYPGRLKERAVIYCILSIGVLSCILLAFFWDKTTIVAGASRSTAFFIITFFLALVDCTSSVTFLPFMMQLPAKYITTYYIGEGLSGFIPGVVALAQSVGIAKCVNSSQTAGNHTDGSHTEYLPPNFSTEVFFILLAVMMCISLAAFFALNRLPRTFELSTEKLVPDTVASVFSGLENPGAETDGEGGVKSQGEVAAQSKPLLARPQLSVYQLTFIYCLVVWVNCATNGVMPSVQTYSCKSYGNLAYHLSASLASVANPMACTIAMFFQNRSVVFLGVLTALGTGFGSYNMAMAAMSPCPLLQGSVAGEIIIVLSWLFFTGTLSYVKVMVGVILRDRSHSALVWCGAATQVGSLVGSVTMFPLINVYQLFKSGDFCNTQCPL, from the exons ATGGTTCTGCTCGTCCACATGCTGGCCTGTGCCTTTGGCCTGGGCTCCTGGGTGGCAGTGAATGGCGTGTGGGTGGAGCTGCCTCTCATCGTCAACACTCTGCCGGAGGGCTGGGAGCTGCCCTCCTACCTGACAGTCATCATCCAGCTGGCCAACCTGGGACCTCTGCTGGTCACTCTCATGCACAAACTGTACCCGGGTCGTCTTAAAGAGCGTGCGGTCATCTACTGCATCCTCTCCATCGGCGTCCTCTCCTGCATCTTGCTCGCCTTCTTCTGGGACAAGACCACGATAGTGGCCGGGGCATCACGCAGCACCgccttcttcatcatcaccttCTTCCTCGCACTGGTGGACTGCACCTCCTCCGTTACCTTTCTGCCTTTCATGATGCAGCTCCCGGCAAAATACATCACCACATATTACATTGGGGAGGGGCTAAGTGGATTCATTCCCGGCGTAGTCGCTCTGGCACAAAGTGTCGGCATCGCCAAATGTGTGAACTCGTCTCAGACCGCAGGAAACCACACGGACGGGTCACACACAGAGTATCTTCCTCCCAACTTCTCCACAGAGGTGTTTTTCATCCTCCTTGCAGTCATGATGTGCATAAGCCTGGCTGCTTTTTTTGCACTGAACAGGCTTCCTCGGACATTCGAGTTGTCTACCGAAAAGCTCGTGCCAGACACTGTGGCATCTGTCTTCTCCGGTCTGGAGAACCCCGGAGCGGAGACCGATGGAGAGGGCGGCGTAAAAAGCCAGGGAGAGGTGGCGGCCCAGAGCAAGCCTCTGTTGGCTCGCCCACAACTCTCTGTGTACCAGCTGACCTTCATCTACTGTTTGGTGGTGTGGGTTAACTGTGCCACCAACGGCGTGATGCCCTCGGTGCAGACGTACTCCTGTAAGTCATACGGGAACCTGGCCTATCACCTCTCTGCTTCTCTGGCATCGGTGGCCAACCCGATGGCTTGCACCATTGCAATGTTTTTCCAAAACAG GTCAGTGGTGTTTCTTGGCGTGCTGACGGCACTGGGGACAGGATTTGGCAGCTATAACATGGCTATGGCGGCTATGAGTCCATGTCCTTTGCTTCAAGGTTCTGTGGCGGGAGAGATCATCATT GTGCTCTCGTGGCTCTTCTTCACTGGGACGCTGTCTTATGTCAAAGTAATGGTGGGCGTTATCCTGAGAGACCGGAGCCACAGCGCACTGGTCTGGTGCGGAGCGGCAACACAGGTGGGCTCGCTGGTTGGCTCGGTCACCATGTTCCCGCTGATTAACGTCTACCAGCTGTTTAAGTCAGGGGACTTCTGCAACACCCAATGTCCTTTATGA